One window of the Colias croceus chromosome 5, ilColCroc2.1 genome contains the following:
- the LOC123692047 gene encoding cytochrome P450 4d2-like, giving the protein MFFVLLLLAAALLCVHEVVRRRSRTWKLLKQYPGDYPLPIVGNGLQLGFDADEASYKVMALWKKHGMNNFRMTVGHEEWVFISNPDDVATILNHPTELGKQIERNTAFKPFFGNSVSTSEGERWKTTRKMMAPSFHFKTLEKRVEHVNKHCDLLIELLDAQSARGGDINMYRYLRPYMFDILCSSVMGVEYNLLNDLDHPYLKASAKVVNMITQNYFSYWRNIKLLFMLSPFYKEMMDTISTIRSTSKDIIAQRKRKLTQIIEDTKNNNKNVDVDLEEMIESKVDDMCMLDKFLLSKFLNGEPFPEDMINEEITLVCWTGHYTTTLTMAHTLYCLAKYPEVQKRVLEEQKSIYQKDLFKKPANHELTEMKYLEAVIKESIRVIPTVTKIGRQLKNDLKFKDGRVVPADTTVLVFYEAIYQDPKTFVEPEKYNPDRFFSPMHNHAFVPFSAGPRNCIGFRYAWSVMKTTISNIVRRYELSLGEPGTEPQFAYRILTESKNGVHLKLRKREY; this is encoded by the exons atgtttttCGTACTGCTGTTGCTTGCGGCCGCTTTGTTGTGCGTGCACGAGGTTGTGCGGCGACGGAGCCGAACCTGGAAACTGCTTAAACAGTATCCCGGAGACTATCCCCTGCCTATTGTAGGGAACGGCTTGCAATTGGGATTTGATGCAGATG AGGCTTCGTATAAAGTCATGGCATTATGGAAGAAACACGGCATGAATAACTTTCGCATGACAGTTGGACATGAAGAGTGGGTCTTCATTTCCAACCCTGATGATGTTGcg ACTATTTTGAACCATCCGACTGAACTTGGAAAGCAAATTGAAAGGAATACAGCTTTTAAGCCCTTCTTCGGCAATTCTGTATCTACGTCTGAAG gTGAACGATGGAAAACAACACGTAAGATGATGGCTCCAAGCTTCCACTTTAAGACCCTGGAGAAGAGGGTGGAGCACGTAAACAAACACTGTGACCTTTTGATCGAGCTCCTGGATGCGCAATCAGCTCGCGGTGGTGACATTAACATGTATCGCTATCTGAGGCCCTACATGTTCGATATTTTGTGCA GTTCCGTAATGGGTGTAGAGTATAACCTTCTGAATGATTTGGATCATCCCTATTTGAAAGCAAGTGCAAA gGTTGTCAATATGATCACGCAAAACTATTTCTCGTATTGGAGGAATATAAAGTTGCTGTTCATGTTGTCACCATTCTACAAAGAAATGATGGACACGATTAGCACAATCCGAAGCACGAGTAAAGAT ATTATCGCGCAAAGAAAAAGGAAGCTTACGCAAATCATAGAAGATACAAAGAACAATAACAAGAACGTTGATGTAGATTTGGAAGAGATGATTGAAAGTAAAGTTGACGATATGTGTATGTTGGATAAATTCCTATTGAGCAAATTCTTAAATGGTGAACCCTTCCCAGAAGACATGATCAACGAAGAAATTACTCTCGTTTGCTGGACT GGCCATTATACGACTACCCTGACAATGGCACATACACTGTACTGCCTGGCCAAGTATCCTGAAGTACAAAAGAGAGTCCTAGAAGAACAGAAGTCCATTTACCAAAAGGATCTTTTCAAGAAACCCGCAAATCATGAGCTAACTGAAATGAAATATCTAGAAGCTGTAATTAAAGAGAGCATCCGAGTTATTCCAACAGTGACTAAGATTGGACGGCAACTGAAAAATGACTTGAAATTCAAAG ATGGAAGAGTCGTACCCGCTGATACTACTGTTTTAGTATTTTACGAGGCGATATATCAAGATCCGAAGACATTCGTAGAGCCGGAGAAATACAATCCAGACAGATTCTTCAGTCCGATGCACAACCACGCCTTTGTTCCATTCAGCGCTGGACCTAGAAATTGTATCG gtTTCCGGTACGCGTGGTCCGTAATGAAAACAACTATATCAAACATTGTCCGGAGGTACGAACTCAGTCTGGGAGAGCCGGGCACAGAACCACAATTCGCATACAGAATACTAACAGAATCGAAAAATGGTGTACACTTAAAATTGAGGAAACgagaatattaa